From the Onychostoma macrolepis isolate SWU-2019 chromosome 13, ASM1243209v1, whole genome shotgun sequence genome, the window gaattatattgtttgtttgatgctaattatatattaagtcgtatcagatatgtatttttattatagaaatacattatagaaaatgccgatccatgtgtgaaatgatatatataaattaaacattaccttgtcatAGTGTTTTATCATTTGTAGCCTTCAGATAACTATTATATAGGCtatgccaaaaaataaatataaccaCATTAGCATAATATAttaccttatttattacttatattagcgctttatcatatatcatatatgtatgtgtatgtgtgtgtgtgtgtgtgtgtgtgtattcacgCCCACTGAAGGCTCGTCAGTAGATCACGCGTGCGCTGATAGCtctgaagtgaactaaccctggaacCCGGAGCAagttatcttcagagagcaagttgctatggttactgatagtaacctccgattttggaagctgaggttatccgctcacttatcctcaaacatacccggatatgtcacataacctgctttttGGAATACCCCCCTGAAAATGTAGAAAAGATTATCTGTtttaaaagcaaacaaacaaaaaaaaagtctggaATCCCAGGTCactaatttgttttattgaatcaATGTGTCATAAGTTCATAAATAgcttaattagaaaatatatcCAGAAAATATAGCAAGTCTCAGATTTCATAGTGGTTTAGCATCTCTATCGAACAGAATAATTAGCTTCAcagtctgtcatcatttatttatagagATGATCTTCTAAAAACAGAGAACAAAATCCTTGTCCAATTCACTTTAACATCACAGAGCATCACAAttctatagaaataaaaataaaaataaaaacattttgtcagCTGTAattaccctgctgaaaaaaacaatagaaccatgcccaaaacacaatagaaaatctAATGGTTTTAAtagttataatgggaattgtattggttttaatggaaactataatggtgtctactggtatgtgatggattctattggtgggatgttaaatcctattggaaaaatgcccaaaacacactacaaaaaggaattttgcaatggttttactggaaaagctaatggtttataatggtattttaatggaaaccatcaGAATTTCTGgtatggtttctattgggcttctattgttttttgggtttttttagcGGGGTGCTGTGTTCTAACGagctaaatattttataaatagacttaaatgttaaaataaatgtaataaataaataaataaataaaaataaaaataaataaacaacggATATGCTCTGACAATTGTAATTTGCATGATAACGTGAAAAGGGGAAAAGtgataactgaaataagtaaacagaaaacaaaacagcatgcCTGGGGTGTTTTCCAGAAAGCACGGTTAACTTGCCGTCAGCTAAACCCTCAACTTTCAGTTGATTAACCCaaaaccttgcttactcgaggtatgtggttccaaaaacgcgtctgtgagtaagttcattcaactcagagtatgttcctggttaagactcaagacattctcaacagggTGACTAatcactatggaaacggacgctaAGAAAAAGCACGCCAtgctgtttctttcttctttttttcaatgGTCGTTTACatgcttagtgcatatcgccacctaattgatggttgtgcaatcatttttcttttttccccgtTTAATcgttaaaattgaaaatatgaattatattgtttgtttgatgataattatatattaagtcatatcatacatgtatttttattatataaatacattatagaaaatgccgatcgatgtgtgagatataaactgtaataaatatatataatataataaattaaacattaccttgtcataagtgttttataatttatacagataactgtaatatatgccaataaaataaatataaaaacatattagaataatattacattatttattacttatattagcactttataattaacatatcatacaacttaatttctagcaattatactatttaaactaaactgagctagataatgacatctctgaattcaataatgaaatgcctttaactgacaattgagtgtttaatcttatcattatacattactgacgctctatcctccaatttgatactgttaagtgctttgaaacaatctgtattgttaaaaacgctatataaataaagatgacttgacttgacaactatatatatattaactatattgtaataatatataatgttgtgCGCTATCTGTCACGCCCACTGAAGGCTCTCACGCATGTGCTGATAGTTCTGAAAtgaactaaccctggaacataacctgctctggagcaggttatcttcagagagcaagttactatggttacttacataccctgaaagtaacctccgattttggaaccgaaaTCTGAGGTTATCCGCTTgcttatcctcaaacatacccgggtatgtcacataacctgctttttGGAATACACCCCTGGCAAAGGTACAATATATAAAGATAAGCATACTGTTGAAAGATTTATACTATAGTCACCCTGATACTCATGGCCCACTGCAGCTCAAATACCCCAATATTGCTTTATATAGGTTAGAATCTATCTATGGTTCAATCCTGGTTAAAAAATGCTTCCTGAAGCATCTGGCATTTGGCTAATAAATCTGCTTTTCATCATGTGAGCAATAATCCCAATCAAAATGATGCAAAGAATTGAGAGAAATATGAGTGCAATGTTTCCATCTCCAGCATCTCCTGGAACTAAAACAGACACATCCGTTAGATTGTTAATATCAAGACTGCATTCATTTTAGATTAATTGAGCTTTTTGATTTAATAGTAAATTTACAGGTGAAATTGActgattttcagaaagattcaCTATATATTAATGATGACTTTTTTGAAAAGTGAAGGCATTTTGGACCTCACAAGTACAGTCAAACCtgtgaacacacatacacaattcACAAATTTTGACACATGAAATTCAGAGTGAAGGTCTTTACCATAGATCACAGGTCTCTCAAGGTTCTGGTTCAGGAGGTGGTTCTTAGTGTAAATGTGACATTAACTGCTGGCTTCTGGGCCTCATATCTGCTCTTAACTAAATAAAGTCCATCTTCTGCTTGGTCATGGAGCTCCAGGTGATGAATGAGACTCTGGCCATATTCATCCAGCCAGATCACCTCAGGTTTGGGGAATCCCTCTGTCTCAAACTGCACTGTTATTGTGGTGGAGTTCACATGAATGCTCAACCTGGGCTCAGAGTAAAAGGCTGAAGAATACATACACATTGAGATTGGCTGTTCAATAGTAATCAGAGCTTGGCTGTTTTGAGAGATCTTAATGCTTAATTTTGCTTCattataacattaattaaaaaaatgacagtgaGTGTTCACAAATCCTGCATACCTCCATAGttaagttttattttggctTTTCCTGCCCCATTGATGTTGTTCACTTTGCACAGGTACCAACCCATATCCTTCAGTCCAACTCCATCTATCCTGAGAGAGGCATTCCCTTTACCAAGCTCTGAAATATACAATGAGGTCCGGTTGTGGTATTCTGGACTTTGATGGTCTAGTTGGTTCTGTTCATAATAGAAGCTGTGCACGACTTGTGAGTCCTCCTGGCGTTGCCACACTATAGTCAGGCTGGAGAGGTCAGGGTGCGGTGTAAAATGACAGCCCAGTACAGCTGGATGACCCCTGACTGCAATCAAGTGATCATTTGGTATGCTTATAAAAGATGCTGAAAGGAGAAGATTAAAAGTTATTTGCATTTGCAATATTTATAGATGTATAGCTGTTCATCAGTTGTACATGTAATATTACGGACACATAAGAGGTACAAACTTTGATTATCTTACCTGCACTTCTGGCTAAAATGCAAAATAGGAGTTGAAGCATTTTATTAAACCCGGTAAGAATTTTAAGACTTCCTTCTTCTACTTCtacaaatacaaagaaaaagagaacatgTGCTAGAGGCTTAGTACCAACAATCAAAATAACATCTTTAAGAATACTCCAAAACATTGCTACATGTGTAATTAGCAACTGAATGGATCTTTTccaatttattatataatataggcctacaaGACTGCACCATAAGACTATCAGTTCCAGCAGCTCAGCTGGCTCTACTAGTAACGTCATGGTCACGTGTTTGTGTCACAAGACAAAAACACCCTGGCAAAaaaatgatcagtgtatgacatcaaagtaccgcgagagcgataagAGAGCAGATGGATCCTCATGCTTTcaaatcgctctcgcggtactttgatgtcatgcACTGATCATTATGCccagcgccgcttcaagtccAACACACCTAATATGTAAGcactgaatgcactgtaagtcactttaatACATCTGAAattgcatgaatgtaaatatatcagTGTGTCAAATTTACAGTAGTTACAAGATTGCAATTGTAACCTATTCAGTTTTTCCCCCTCTGATTTAGTAGGCTATATTTTGCAGTCATCATgctatcaaaaaacaaaacaaacaaacaaaaaattataatggaTAATAAAATACTTGTATCaagaattaaacaaaatagtCATTATAAAGAACAATGCTCACAGCCAAATGATTTCACTTAATTTCATACCTCCACAGATATCCCACAGCGTTATCTACTGATTTTTACTTGACCTTGGTTTCCACATTGGTTCATAATAATTATAcgtaaattcttaaaaaaaaactttagccTTACCATATCTGACAAAGTCGTTTAAAGACTGtttaaagtgaaagtaaacaaaaTCTAGGTGTATGGGTCATTTACGTAGTGCTAGACTACACCTGGACGTGACGCTGCTGCTGGGACGTACTTACTAGTTGACAAGTCGTTACCACGACGTCGGGTGCGTTCAAGTCACAAATTTGGTCGGAAAAAGATGGCGATTTaacttttctacataaaattctacgatttttttttaactctacatctacaaaatattgaattaagaatgtgcatcagtgtgtttttttcttttttccgtttttatttaatttatgaaggtgatgtaaactgaataattatatattctattataattatacaataatatagtATTGTGTATATGtaacttatatagttttattgtacattacaaaaaaaaatcattttattaatttcaataaCTTTACCGACGCTGCATATCTTTAGTCTTTAGGCCACTAGAGGACATCCTCCGCTCTGACACGCGACCGCCACAGTTGCCAAATCCGCGTACCtaactgtgcgttcacaccgcAGGCGGCGAGAGCGTCAAAATTCGCTCTGGCCGCTCTGCCAACGACGCTGTAGAAAGATCCGTTGACGCTCTGACGATCGAACGTTTGGTCTTGTATTTAAAGGAGCCGAAAAGCAAACAAGCATGTTGATCTTGTGCAGAATGACCAAAAGTAGGGTATAAGTTAAcctcatgaaatattttaattgtgaaagtaaaaaaattgATCGATGGAAAGAACTTAATTATAGTTACATGTTTGCTAaagaaataaaccaataaaagcCATTTGTGTGGTGTGTTTTTTGTGCTCGTGGTTAAGTGCTAGTCTAAATGCAGTTGGTCAAATTCGTGTTGTTTTGAGCAAATTAATTGCATTCCCGCTGAAAAACAAGCGTTCTAGCGTGAAAATGCTTAGGAACTAATGTGGTCGGAACCAAAGTTTACAGGACTGCGTTCTCTGGACTCCGCTCAAGCGGAGGACTTCTACTTTCCGATTGGTTGCCGCCCAACCGCGTCATAGCTCATTACCATAAAGTTGACCTGATTTCAACTCTCCTCGACGCTCTCGCCGTCCAAGCCGCGCCGCGCCGCTCTCGCCGCTACTTGCCGCCGCctcacattgaaaatgaatgacttccggcCACTTTGACGCTCTCGCCGCCTGCGGTGTGAACGCACAATTATACTCgactttgggcttctttttttgtaaagttgcgggaaaaaatccctggtcgcgggttgcggtttttgggcttatttaataaaatgtggttgcttgttagggaaatctgacaagcaacttcgtttctttatttatgttcgcCGTATTCTCCAgtgcattgattgacactctgtctgctcgcagttaatagccaaccagtgcaataatataagtgctgtaGCGTAATTTGCCATATGTTCCGCcccctcattggagaaaaatcacattcaaaaagaaGACGCGTGACGCTGTAATCCAAGGGATGACAGAAGTAGACGTAGAGgagtgggatgactttcttttagcctaatttctatgtttttgtaatgtattaattatcacgggctgtaataaaaaacaagtagtcatatcctaatactgagtaaatacatttggttcgaatagcctgccttaaaatgtatttatttttttaacatttaaatttagaccacattattagattaccttttgactttatgaatacacataaatgacagcttagtgattttaaaaaatcttttttataatctttttaataatattatataatattttctttttaatataatatatataataatttaatataatattttatttatttttctataatatttatgtcgcattttgtttttttttatgtcatttatttgatagttatgtatagcctacattattttattttaaatggaagaaaaacctgtttttgacctcaaaataaagcactttccctctgtatatggctgtggggacgagcagttttgtggtgcttggaattctttataattaattaaaaacaaatatcgcaacattgatggctcaagaaggtgtaattgttcaaatattgttccattgtttcataaaaaaataaaataaaaataaaagtaaaaataataataataataataataaaaataatatatatataaattgtaaccatgtgtttttcaagtgtaatatttctaagggacagaaaaatggacatttccatagaatgacccctatatattttaggctataaatatgtggctatgttacagctcccctttgaagcacttgtgcttttctccttttccatctctccaatcctattctgctcacaggtgattggagacgagttttgttcccacttttgttgcagtttgcaaatttttgtaaaatagcttctgtttttgcttttcagatagAAGAGTGGTTTCAGTGtaatatgttgcaggctcatttattggtaataaataatattgattataataaatcatccaaaaaaaacaacaatattgggtttgtttttgaagctgcagTTTGCTTATTTGTCTCGCGAGAGGTGGCGAGCTGTTGGCGCCCGCACACAACAGAAGAATGAAATTTGAATGAGCAGTGAGCAGGAAATAAGCTTGTTCCATATTCATTAAACGTATTTCCTCAAGCTATCAAGATTGAACTCCCGGTTTTACCACCTGCAAGTGTTCGTTCACAAGCAAAGACATCAAGACAGTTGGCTTAATGGCATATGGGCTAACTTACTCACTTCGCGTTGCAGCTAAAAACGTGTCCATTCATGGGTCTGAATCTCAGAGTTGTTTCTTTGTGTTGGACCTGGATCATCAGTGTTGGTAAGGCGAGCGAAACAAGCTTTTTATAATAGGAGTTCACGattctttttatataaaatcttttaaagattttttttttttttattattatttatttttgtaattgaaatgttttatgtgtAACTTATATAATTCATTCTATATGAATATTACCATCACTGGCATTAGTAATATTATACAGTTCACTTACTAAtgcgtttttatttttaatgtggtATTGGGTCTTACCCTCAGCACATTCACCACGTGTTCTTTTGTCAAGAGAGACTGAGGGCTGTTTTGTTTCAATGTCTGTTAACCAAATAAACTTGGATATGTTATGAGCAATTCTGTTATTTGGCTATAGTTTATTTTGCATGTGGATTTTACAGCTTTTTCTAAAATTACCACCAGGGATGTTATGTCCATTACTTGTAGTTGATGTGCCGCTGTCTTGATGTTTACAATTAACCCTGTAACAACAAGAGGAATATATCTTCCACTGTTTTGTATaagttttagaagaaaacaagattGATTTTTCAAGACACTAAAACCAcaaatctatatttatatagagaaaaaaaatgatagaTGATATGTTTGAATTAAGAGACTGATGTTAGTGAACATCTGTTAAACTGCCTGATCATATTTTCTAGCCTCTTTTGGGGTGAATGTTCCCGAAAGGTGTTTGCTGGCAATCCGAGGTCGTCCAGCTGTACTGGGCTGTGAGTTCACACCTGATCCTGACCTGTCCAGTCTGGTGGTTACCTGGCAACGTCAGGAGGACGCACGAGTCGTCCACAGCTTTTATTATCAACAGGACAAATTGGACAGACAGAGTCCAGAATATCACAATCGGACCTCATTGTATATTTCTGAGCTTGGTAAAGGAAATGCCTCTCTAAGAATGCATCCAGTTGGACCAAAGGATGCAGGCCGGTACCTGTGTCAAGTGAGCAATGCTAAAGGGACAGGAAAAGCACTGATAGAACTGGACTATGGAGGTATgttataaacttaaaataaacagaatgtttttatattattatagctTGAACAAGAGCATAGTTTAACTTGAGGTGATTGTAACTTAATTGATCATATATAGTCTTCCATACAAATATCTGTGGATGGCTCACAAAATAACAAAGTATCCAACACAGACAGCTTATTCAGTGCAGAGTTGTGTAGAATGTCATGTTATTGCATGTCATTTACTactgtgctctctctctctctctctctctctgtgtgtatttgtgtgtttttcagccCTTTATTCGGAGCCCAGGTTCAACATTCATGTGAACTCCACTTCTGTGACAGTGCAGTTTGAGACAGAGGGTTTCCCCAAACCTGAGGTGATCTGGCTGGAGGAACACAACCAGAACCTCAGCTATCACCTGGAGATCCAAGACCAGAAAGAAGATGGacttttttacataaaaagcaGCTATGAGGTCCAGAAGCCAGTGGTTAATGTCACATTTACACTAAAGAACCACCTCCTGAACCAGAACCTGCAGAGATTGGTGTTCCTCAGCTATGGTAAAGACCTTCTTTCACTCTGAAGTTGTCAGAAAGCATTCACTATGGAATCGGGTCAGCAATGtaaaattgtgatttaaaattcaaatcTATGCACCATAAAAATGGAAGTATAAAAGCCATTGTAATCATGGTTTGTCTTTAATGAATGCATTCTGTATAGAATTAGATGTTCAAAGCCTGTGAAAATGACACTGAATATGTGCTATATGACTGAATGGATTTTAACatgtaaaattacttaaaaatggCTAAACGCAGCTGGAGGGAATACCAAATTTCCCAAACACGTGAGGGACATTGTAAATTCAATTCTGAATACAATTCTGCAAAGTTCTTTGCTGGCACAGATTCTACATGTCTGTGCACATGAGGCCATGCTTATAATCACACAATAGTTCGTTGTATGTCAATGGAAACATTCTTCTCAGAAGAAAACAATGTAACTGTATGGTTTTTA encodes:
- the si:dkey-71p21.13 gene encoding LOW QUALITY PROTEIN: CD276 antigen (The sequence of the model RefSeq protein was modified relative to this genomic sequence to represent the inferred CDS: inserted 1 base in 1 codon); protein product: MLQLLFCILARSAASFISIPNDHLIAVRGHPAVLGCHFTPHPDLSSLTIVWQRQEDSQVVHSFYYEQNQLDHQSPEYHNRTSLYISELGKGNASLRIDGVGLKDMGWYLCKVNNINGAGKAKIKLNYGAFYSEPRLSIHVNSTTITVQFETEGFPKPEVIWLDEYGQSLIHHLELHDQAEDGLYLVKSRYEAQKPAVNVTFTXKNHLLNQNLERPVIYGKDLHSEFHVSKFVNCVCVFTGLTVLVRSKMPSLFKKVIINI
- the LOC131551885 gene encoding CD276 antigen-like, producing the protein MGLNLRVVSLCWTWIISVASFGVNVPERCLLAIRGRPAVLGCEFTPDPDLSSLVVTWQRQEDARVVHSFYYQQDKLDRQSPEYHNRTSLYISELGKGNASLRMHPVGPKDAGRYLCQVSNAKGTGKALIELDYGALYSEPRFNIHVNSTSVTVQFETEGFPKPEVIWLEEHNQNLSYHLEIQDQKEDGLFYIKSSYEVQKPVVNVTFTLKNHLLNQNLQRLVFLSYDEDGNGSTAIIILSILSVILFAVVMFLLLRKQIKPYL